In Dromiciops gliroides isolate mDroGli1 chromosome 4, mDroGli1.pri, whole genome shotgun sequence, one DNA window encodes the following:
- the LOC122755062 gene encoding 40S ribosomal protein S21-like — MDQGLKFIHRIIEYIWFYTVPGGMDVFLQSLHSVPSAADTGEFVDLYVPRKCSASNRIIGAKDHMSIQINVAEVDKVTCRFNGQFKTYAICGAIIRMGESDDSILQLAKNDGIVSKNF, encoded by the exons ATGGATCAGGGTCTGAAATtcattcatagaattatagaatacaTCTGGTTTTATACTGTTCCTGGTGGGATGGATGTATTCCTCCAGAG TTTGCACTCAGTTCCCTCAGCTGCCGACACTGGAGAGTTCGTGGACCTGTACGTGCCACGGAAATGCTCCGCGAGCAACAGGATCATCGGGGCCAAGGACCACATGTCCATCCAGATAAACGTGGCCGAGGTTGACAAGGTCACATGCAGATTCAATGGCCAATTTAAAACTTATGCAATTTGTGGAGCAATTATTAGAATGGGAGAATCTGATGACTCTATTCTTCAGCTGGCAAAAAATGATGGTATTGTTTCAAAGAATTTCTAA